GAATGAGCTATCATGCAGGATGGAGTTGAATTCCTCAATGTTTTCATAAATGTCATTGCGGATGGCTTTAAGCTGCGGCGGTTGTGGCATCCAGCAACCGCAGGAGAGAAGGCAACTGTCTGCTTCCATGTGAAAATAATAACCTGCTAATTGCGATTTCCTTCCTCCTTTGGAGATATAAGCTCCAAAATTTGGTTTGTAGGGTGTTTTGTCATTTGAGAATCGAATGTCGCGGTAAATTCTAAAAATACAATCGCCGGCACTAAGGGATGAATTAATGCGCTTGTCAAATTTACTGATTTGCGAAATCAGCAAGTTTACTGCTACTTCGTATTCTTTTTTGGCCTGCAGATAAAAATTCTTATTCTCATTAAACCATTCGCGGTTATTGTTCTGCTTCAGCCCATGTAAAAAATCCAGGCAAACTTTAAGATTCATCTTTTCCTTTTTTTTATCAGATTATTCCCAAAATAAGTGAAAATAGTTGATTTTAAGTCATCTTAATCAGAAAAAATATCAACTAAGCAATTGTCTATTTTTGTATCTTTATAAGCTTTTATAAATGAATGCAAATAAG
Above is a genomic segment from Bacteroidota bacterium containing:
- a CDS encoding DUF2461 domain-containing protein, coding for MNLKVCLDFLHGLKQNNNREWFNENKNFYLQAKKEYEVAVNLLISQISKFDKRINSSLSAGDCIFRIYRDIRFSNDKTPYKPNFGAYISKGGRKSQLAGYYFHMEADSCLLSCGCWMPQPPQLKAIRNDIYENIEEFNSILHDSSFGKYFNGIDGRKLQTAPKGYPKDFEHIDLLKYKDYCITNSITEDFVLQKDFIEKASEIFKVMFPFINFINEALE